Proteins encoded within one genomic window of Thunnus albacares chromosome 13, fThuAlb1.1, whole genome shotgun sequence:
- the guca1d gene encoding guanylate cyclase activator 1d isoform X2 translates to MGNHGSNLDDILAEDMHHWYNKFMRESPSGLITLFELKAILGLKGMSEDANSYVDQVFFTFDMDGDGYIDFVEYIAAISLMLKGEINQKLKWYFKLFDQDGNGKIDKEELETIFSAIQDITRNRDIDPEEIVSLIFERIDIKKEGEMTLEEFIEGAKGHDDIMEMLKSIMDLTPVLIIIVEGRAN, encoded by the exons ATGGGGAACCACGGCTCGAACCTGGACGACATCCTGGCGGAGGACATGCATCACTGGTACAACAAGTTCATGCGAGAGTCTCCGTCGGGCCTCATCACGCTGTTCGAGCTGAAGGCCATCCTGGGCCTGAAGGGCATGAGCGAGGACGCCAACAGCTACGTGGATCAGGTGTTCTTCACCTTCGACATGGACGGG GACGGTTACATCGACTTTGTGGAATACATCGCAGCCATCAGTCTGATGCTGAAAGGAGAAATCAACCAGAAACTAAAGTGGTACTTTAAACTGTTCGACCAGGACGGAAACGGAAAGATCGACAAGGAGGAACTGGAGACCATCTTCTCG GCCATCCAGGACATCACACGGAACAGAGACATCGATCCTGAGGAGATCGTCTCGCTCATATTTGAGAGGATCGATATAAAGAAAGAAG GTGAAATGACCCTGGAGGAGTTCATCGAGGGTGCCAAAGGCCATGATGACATCATGGAAATGCTGAAGAGTATAATGGACCTGACGCCGGTGTTAATCATCATTGTGGAGGGAAGAGCAAACTGA
- the guca1d gene encoding guanylate cyclase activator 1d isoform X1 — MGNHGSNLDDILAEDMHHWYNKFMRESPSGLITLFELKAILGLKGMSEDANSYVDQVFFTFDMDGDGYIDFVEYIAAISLMLKGEINQKLKWYFKLFDQDGNGKIDKEELETIFSAIQDITRNRDIDPEEIVSLIFERIDIKKEGNERRLVTVFNKLVSLKQTAAFKRTSSQVTSVLKQQSGAQMNIKHVFFLL; from the exons ATGGGGAACCACGGCTCGAACCTGGACGACATCCTGGCGGAGGACATGCATCACTGGTACAACAAGTTCATGCGAGAGTCTCCGTCGGGCCTCATCACGCTGTTCGAGCTGAAGGCCATCCTGGGCCTGAAGGGCATGAGCGAGGACGCCAACAGCTACGTGGATCAGGTGTTCTTCACCTTCGACATGGACGGG GACGGTTACATCGACTTTGTGGAATACATCGCAGCCATCAGTCTGATGCTGAAAGGAGAAATCAACCAGAAACTAAAGTGGTACTTTAAACTGTTCGACCAGGACGGAAACGGAAAGATCGACAAGGAGGAACTGGAGACCATCTTCTCG GCCATCCAGGACATCACACGGAACAGAGACATCGATCCTGAGGAGATCGTCTCGCTCATATTTGAGAGGATCGATATAAAGAAAGAAGGTAACGAACGGCGACTCGTTACTGTGTTTAACAAACTGGTTAGCTTAAAGCAAACTGCAGCTTTTAAAAGGACCAGTTCACAAGTTACAAgtgtcttaaagcaacagtcaggagctcaaatgaacattaaacatgtttttttcttgctgtaa